From Nonomuraea helvata, a single genomic window includes:
- a CDS encoding heavy metal translocating P-type ATPase, with protein sequence MTTGETKDRSTAVLDVSGLRWASEQNVVRAVLSRRPGVIEVEVNPVGQTATVVFDPRATSLAELRRWVRECGYHCAGQSVPSHVCDPMAEPDPPGAEQAVLEPAAEHEASPHEMMGHGGHGAMSMEAMVADMRNRFLVAAVLSVPILIWSPIGREVLGLDVPVPFGLREGVWALLLSLPVIFYSSWIFFDGAVRALRARTLDMMVLVAVAIGAGWLYSLYITLTGGGEVFYEAATVLAAFVLLGHWFEMRARGGANDAIRALLDLAPPKAVVIRDGEQVEIPTAEVVVGDVLVVRPGTKIAVDGEVVEGESEVDESMVTGESLPVHKAPGSAVVGATINKNGTLRVRATKVGADTALAQIVKLVQQAQNSKAPGQRLADRAAFWLVLVALIGGGLTLAAWLVAGATAGTAMLFAITVVVITCPDALGLATPTAIMVGTGLGAKRGVLFKNAMALETSARIQTVVMDKTGTLTRGEPEVTDVIVDGLEEAELLRLVAAVERESEHPLAEAVVRYADAHAPGVPRATGFANVPGHGATAQVDGRRVVVGNTKLMQAEGIDLGALAVRREELAAGGRTAVVAAVDGRVAGVIGIADAPRDSSAAAVAALHEAGVEVVMLTGDNEATARRIGDQLGIDTVIAEVLPGDKAAKVAELQSGGRRVAMVGDGVNDAPALAQADLGIAIGAGTDVAIETADVVLMRSDPLDVPTALAIGRGTLRKMRQNLGWAIGYNTIALPIAAGVFEPAFGLVLRPEIAALSMSGSSFIVAVNALALKGLRLPRPAAAAD encoded by the coding sequence ATGACGACCGGCGAGACCAAGGATCGCAGCACAGCGGTTCTCGACGTGAGCGGGCTACGGTGGGCCTCGGAGCAGAACGTCGTGCGTGCCGTCCTGAGCCGCCGCCCTGGAGTGATCGAGGTCGAGGTGAACCCGGTAGGGCAGACCGCCACCGTGGTGTTCGACCCGAGGGCCACGTCCTTGGCCGAGCTTCGCCGCTGGGTCCGGGAATGCGGCTATCACTGCGCGGGGCAGTCGGTGCCGTCGCACGTCTGCGACCCCATGGCGGAGCCCGACCCGCCAGGCGCCGAGCAGGCGGTTCTTGAGCCCGCTGCGGAGCATGAAGCGTCTCCGCACGAGATGATGGGGCACGGGGGCCACGGCGCCATGTCGATGGAGGCCATGGTGGCCGACATGCGCAACCGGTTCCTGGTGGCGGCCGTGCTGTCGGTCCCGATCCTGATCTGGTCGCCGATCGGCCGGGAGGTGCTGGGGCTGGACGTGCCGGTGCCGTTCGGGCTGCGCGAGGGCGTGTGGGCGCTGCTGCTCAGCCTGCCGGTGATCTTCTACTCGTCGTGGATCTTCTTCGACGGCGCCGTACGGGCGTTGCGGGCGCGCACGCTGGACATGATGGTGCTGGTCGCCGTGGCGATCGGGGCGGGCTGGCTGTACTCGCTGTACATCACGCTGACCGGCGGCGGCGAGGTGTTCTACGAGGCCGCGACCGTGCTGGCGGCGTTCGTGCTGCTGGGGCACTGGTTCGAGATGCGGGCCAGAGGCGGCGCCAACGACGCGATCCGGGCGCTGCTGGACCTGGCCCCGCCCAAGGCGGTGGTGATCCGCGACGGCGAGCAGGTGGAGATCCCCACGGCCGAGGTCGTGGTCGGGGACGTGCTGGTGGTCCGTCCCGGCACGAAGATCGCGGTCGACGGCGAGGTCGTGGAGGGCGAGAGCGAGGTCGACGAGTCGATGGTCACCGGCGAGAGCCTGCCGGTGCACAAAGCTCCGGGCTCCGCGGTGGTCGGCGCGACCATCAACAAGAACGGCACTCTGCGGGTACGGGCCACCAAGGTCGGCGCCGACACCGCCCTGGCCCAGATCGTCAAGCTCGTCCAGCAGGCCCAGAACTCCAAGGCACCCGGGCAGCGCCTGGCCGACCGGGCGGCGTTCTGGCTGGTCCTCGTCGCGCTCATCGGCGGCGGGCTGACGCTGGCGGCCTGGCTGGTGGCGGGCGCGACGGCAGGAACGGCCATGCTCTTCGCCATCACCGTCGTCGTGATCACCTGCCCCGACGCGCTCGGCCTGGCCACCCCCACCGCGATCATGGTGGGCACCGGCCTCGGCGCCAAGCGTGGCGTGCTCTTCAAGAACGCCATGGCGCTGGAGACCTCGGCTCGCATCCAGACCGTGGTCATGGACAAGACCGGCACCCTGACCAGGGGCGAGCCGGAGGTCACCGATGTGATCGTCGACGGCCTGGAGGAGGCCGAACTGCTGCGGCTGGTGGCCGCCGTCGAGCGGGAGTCCGAGCACCCGCTGGCCGAGGCCGTGGTCCGGTACGCCGACGCGCACGCCCCCGGCGTCCCCCGGGCCACCGGCTTCGCGAACGTCCCGGGTCACGGCGCGACGGCTCAGGTGGACGGGCGCCGGGTCGTGGTGGGCAACACGAAACTCATGCAGGCGGAAGGCATCGACCTCGGCGCCCTGGCCGTACGCCGTGAGGAACTGGCGGCGGGCGGACGCACCGCGGTCGTCGCCGCCGTGGACGGGCGCGTGGCAGGGGTGATCGGCATCGCCGACGCCCCCCGCGACAGTTCAGCGGCCGCCGTGGCCGCGCTGCACGAGGCCGGTGTGGAGGTTGTCATGCTGACCGGCGACAACGAGGCCACCGCCCGGCGGATCGGCGATCAGCTCGGCATCGACACGGTGATCGCCGAGGTGCTGCCGGGCGACAAGGCCGCCAAGGTCGCCGAGTTGCAGAGCGGCGGGCGCAGGGTCGCGATGGTCGGCGACGGCGTCAACGACGCCCCGGCGCTGGCCCAGGCCGACCTGGGCATCGCGATCGGCGCCGGTACCGATGTCGCCATCGAGACCGCCGACGTGGTGCTCATGCGTTCCGACCCGCTCGACGTCCCGACGGCGCTGGCCATCGGCCGCGGCACGTTGCGCAAGATGCGGCAGAACCTGGGCTGGGCGATCGGCTACAACACGATCGCGCTGCCGATCGCCGCCGGCGTCTTCGAGCCCGCCTTCGGTCTGGTGCTGCGGCCGGAGATCGCGGCCCTGTCCATGTCCGGATCGAGCTTCATCGTCGCGGTCAACGCACTCGCCCTCAAAGGGCTCCGCCTGCCCCGCCCCGCCGCTGCCGCAGACTGA
- a CDS encoding M56 family metallopeptidase, giving the protein MIAAIVLLLYTVVAAIWLPRLGRRAARRADRAPRLAIALWQAAAASVVASTALAALAFAVPPEVVGHGLAGLFEACADMLNDGSGVTPAGGGALLAAGAVLARVAYCGAAVLVRARAERREHAALLGLLGRRDSDLGAVVIEYDERLAYCVPGRHAQMVITTGALRSLAPEQVAAVLEHERAHLRGRHHLVLAAGEALARAFPHVPLFEQARTEIARLIELLADDVAARRHPRVQIAAALVRLATGHAPAFTLGAGGETAITRVRRMLNPEAPLGRRERLTGLLAVALLLGGPAMVALVPGLSSFLAHHCHSLLTF; this is encoded by the coding sequence ATGATCGCCGCCATCGTCCTGCTGCTCTACACGGTCGTGGCCGCGATCTGGCTGCCCCGGCTGGGCCGGCGGGCGGCGCGCCGGGCCGATCGGGCACCCCGGCTGGCGATCGCGCTCTGGCAGGCGGCGGCCGCTTCGGTGGTCGCCTCGACGGCGCTGGCGGCGCTGGCCTTCGCCGTCCCTCCCGAGGTCGTGGGGCACGGCCTGGCCGGGCTGTTCGAGGCCTGCGCCGACATGCTGAACGACGGATCCGGAGTCACGCCGGCGGGTGGGGGCGCGCTGCTGGCCGCGGGAGCGGTGCTGGCACGCGTCGCCTATTGCGGTGCGGCCGTCCTCGTCAGAGCCCGCGCCGAACGTCGCGAGCACGCGGCGCTGCTCGGTCTGCTGGGCCGGCGCGACAGCGACCTCGGCGCGGTCGTGATCGAGTACGACGAGCGGCTGGCCTACTGCGTGCCCGGCAGGCACGCCCAGATGGTCATCACCACGGGCGCGCTGCGAAGTCTCGCTCCTGAGCAGGTCGCAGCGGTGCTGGAGCACGAGCGGGCGCATCTGCGGGGCCGCCATCACCTGGTGCTCGCCGCCGGCGAGGCTCTGGCCCGGGCCTTCCCGCACGTCCCGCTGTTCGAGCAGGCCAGGACGGAGATCGCCAGGCTGATCGAGCTGCTGGCCGACGACGTCGCCGCGCGCCGCCACCCGCGTGTGCAGATCGCCGCCGCGCTGGTCCGGCTGGCCACCGGCCACGCGCCCGCGTTCACGCTGGGCGCGGGCGGCGAGACGGCGATCACCCGCGTGCGCCGTATGCTCAATCCCGAGGCGCCGCTCGGCCGTCGCGAGCGCCTCACCGGGCTGCTCGCGGTCGCCCTGCTGCTGGGTGGGCCCGCGATGGTCGCGCTGGTGCCCGGCCTCAGCTCCTTCCTGGCACATCACTGCCATTCGCTCCTCACCTTCTGA
- a CDS encoding BlaI/MecI/CopY family transcriptional regulator gives MTRGLGELESTIMDRMWARRRPASVRDVLEDLRQERAIAYTTVMTVMDKLHTKGLLKRRPVGRAYVYEPVASKEAYTADLMRSALAGSGNQAATLVHFLERLTPEEAAALEAALQVFPPRGGRA, from the coding sequence ATGACGCGGGGTCTCGGCGAACTCGAATCCACGATCATGGACCGGATGTGGGCCCGGCGCCGGCCCGCCTCCGTACGAGATGTCCTGGAAGACCTTCGCCAGGAGCGGGCCATCGCTTACACCACGGTGATGACCGTGATGGACAAGCTGCACACCAAGGGCCTGCTGAAGCGCCGGCCCGTCGGTCGAGCGTACGTCTACGAGCCGGTCGCCTCCAAGGAGGCTTACACGGCCGACCTGATGCGCAGCGCGCTCGCGGGCAGCGGCAACCAGGCCGCCACGCTGGTGCACTTCCTGGAGCGGCTGACGCCGGAGGAGGCCGCCGCGCTGGAGGCGGCGCTGCAGGTGTTCCCGCCCCGGGGCGGTCGGGCATGA